In Salvelinus namaycush isolate Seneca chromosome 15, SaNama_1.0, whole genome shotgun sequence, a genomic segment contains:
- the LOC120060153 gene encoding N-lysine methyltransferase SMYD2-A-like isoform X1, with product MNGICMKNEGIEGTERFASPGKGRGLRAVKHFAVGDLVFVCPAYSYVLTVNERGAHCEYCFTRREGLSKCGRCKQAYYCEMDCQKGDWPMHKLECTAMCSYGENWCPSETVRLVARIIMKQKVTTERSQSERLLLLSEFEAHLDKLDSEKNEMNQTDIAALHHFYSKHIDFPDDQTLTVLFGQVNCNGFTIEDEELSHLGSAVFPDVALMNHSCSPNVIVTYKGTEAEVRAVQDIQPGDEVFNSYIDLLYPTDDRNERLRDSYFFTCVCDECATRSKDGAKMELRKLSSPPELEEVRKMVHYARNVIEEFRRAKHYKTPSDLLEICELSQEKMSSVFADTNVYMLHMMYQAMGVCLYMQDWDGAMRYGEKIIQPYSVHYPAYSLIGSSLLCVQCPLPSLFSERVLHIPETGPSLPGTGEEDPGSQGIKEGDRHYGSGSWEGSPLCNRDQTRGGGAEVRRRKSEEEEGGVRTRGGVNKRIRGRGSNVKEG from the exons ATGAATGGCATATGTATGAAGAACGAGGGTATAGAGGGGACCGAGAGGTTCGCTAGCCCGGGGAAGGGCAGGGGACTGCGGGCTGTGAAGCACTTTGCTGTCGGAGACTTAGTATTTGTCTGTCCTGCCTATTCCTACGTGCTGACAGTAAACGAGAGAGGAGCCCACTGTGAATACTGCTTCACCAG gaGGGAAGGCCTCTCCAAATGTGGCCGATGTAAACAAGCGTACTACTGTGAGATGGACTGCCAG AAGGGCGACTGGCCCATGCACAAGTTAGAGTGTACAGCCATGTGTTCCTATGGGGAGAACTGGTGTCCATCAGAGACCGTCAGACTGGTGGCCAGGATCATCATGaaacag AAAGTCACAACGGAACGTTCACAGTCAGAGAGACTGTTACTCCTCAGTGAGTTTGAAGCCC ACCTGGATAAGTTGGACAGTGAGAAGAATGAGATGAACCAGACAGATATAGCAGCACTGCATCATTTCTACTCTAAACACATAGACTTCCCTGATGACCAAACCCTGACTGTGCTCTTTGGACAG GTAAACTGTAATGGCTTCACCATAGAGGATGAGGAGCTGTCTCACCTGGGCTCTGCTGTGTTCCCTGA tgTAGCATTGATGAACCATAGTTGTAGTCCTAACGTCATCGTCACCTATAAGGGGACAGAGGCTGAGGTACGAGCCGTGCAGGACATCCAGCCTGGAGACGAG GTGTTCAACAGTTACATTGACCTGCTGTACCCGACGGACGACAGGAACGAGAGACTGAGAGATTCTTACTTCTTTACGTGCGTGTGTGATGAGTGTGCCACGCGGTCTAAG gaTGGAGCTAAGATGGAGCTTCGTAAATTGAGCTCTCCCCCGGAGCTGGAGGAGGTCAGAAAGATGGTTCACTACGCCAGGAATGTTATTGAAGAGTTCCGTAGAGCTAAGCACTACAAGA CCCCTAGTGACCTGCTGGAGATCTGTGAGTTGAGCCAGGAGAAGATGAGCTCTGTATTTGCAGACACTAACGTGTACATGCTTCACATGATGTACCAGGCCATGGGAGTCTGTCTGTACATGCAGGACTGGGACGGAGCCATGCGCTACGGAGAGAAGATCATACAACCGTACAG TGTCCACTACCCAGCCTATTCTCTGATTGGttcatctctcctgtgtgtccagtgtccacTACCCAGCCTATTCTCTGAACGTGTCCTCCATATACCTGAAACTGGGCCGTCTCTACCTGGGACTGGAGAGGAAGACCCAGGGAGTCAAGGCATTAAAGAAG GCGATCGCCATTATGGAAGTGGCTCATGGGAAGGATCACCACTATGTAACAGAGATCAAACGAGAGGTGGAGGAGCTGAAGTAAGGAGGAGGAAAAGTGAAGAAGAGGAAGGAGGAGTGAGGACGAGAGGAGGAGTGAATAAGAGGATTAGAGGAAGAGGGAGTAATGTGAAGGAGGGTTGA
- the LOC120060153 gene encoding N-lysine methyltransferase SMYD2-A-like isoform X4 translates to MHKLECTAMCSYGENWCPSETVRLVARIIMKQKVTTERSQSERLLLLSEFEAHLDKLDSEKNEMNQTDIAALHHFYSKHIDFPDDQTLTVLFGQVNCNGFTIEDEELSHLGSAVFPDVALMNHSCSPNVIVTYKGTEAEVRAVQDIQPGDEVFNSYIDLLYPTDDRNERLRDSYFFTCVCDECATRSKDGAKMELRKLSSPPELEEVRKMVHYARNVIEEFRRAKHYKTPSDLLEICELSQEKMSSVFADTNVYMLHMMYQAMGVCLYMQDWDGAMRYGEKIIQPYSVHYPAYSLIGSSLLCVQCPLPSLFSERVLHIPETGPSLPGTGEEDPGSQGIKEGDRHYGSGSWEGSPLCNRDQTRGGGAEVRRRKSEEEEGGVRTRGGVNKRIRGRGSNVKEG, encoded by the exons ATGCACAAGTTAGAGTGTACAGCCATGTGTTCCTATGGGGAGAACTGGTGTCCATCAGAGACCGTCAGACTGGTGGCCAGGATCATCATGaaacag AAAGTCACAACGGAACGTTCACAGTCAGAGAGACTGTTACTCCTCAGTGAGTTTGAAGCCC ACCTGGATAAGTTGGACAGTGAGAAGAATGAGATGAACCAGACAGATATAGCAGCACTGCATCATTTCTACTCTAAACACATAGACTTCCCTGATGACCAAACCCTGACTGTGCTCTTTGGACAG GTAAACTGTAATGGCTTCACCATAGAGGATGAGGAGCTGTCTCACCTGGGCTCTGCTGTGTTCCCTGA tgTAGCATTGATGAACCATAGTTGTAGTCCTAACGTCATCGTCACCTATAAGGGGACAGAGGCTGAGGTACGAGCCGTGCAGGACATCCAGCCTGGAGACGAG GTGTTCAACAGTTACATTGACCTGCTGTACCCGACGGACGACAGGAACGAGAGACTGAGAGATTCTTACTTCTTTACGTGCGTGTGTGATGAGTGTGCCACGCGGTCTAAG gaTGGAGCTAAGATGGAGCTTCGTAAATTGAGCTCTCCCCCGGAGCTGGAGGAGGTCAGAAAGATGGTTCACTACGCCAGGAATGTTATTGAAGAGTTCCGTAGAGCTAAGCACTACAAGA CCCCTAGTGACCTGCTGGAGATCTGTGAGTTGAGCCAGGAGAAGATGAGCTCTGTATTTGCAGACACTAACGTGTACATGCTTCACATGATGTACCAGGCCATGGGAGTCTGTCTGTACATGCAGGACTGGGACGGAGCCATGCGCTACGGAGAGAAGATCATACAACCGTACAG TGTCCACTACCCAGCCTATTCTCTGATTGGttcatctctcctgtgtgtccagtgtccacTACCCAGCCTATTCTCTGAACGTGTCCTCCATATACCTGAAACTGGGCCGTCTCTACCTGGGACTGGAGAGGAAGACCCAGGGAGTCAAGGCATTAAAGAAG GCGATCGCCATTATGGAAGTGGCTCATGGGAAGGATCACCACTATGTAACAGAGATCAAACGAGAGGTGGAGGAGCTGAAGTAAGGAGGAGGAAAAGTGAAGAAGAGGAAGGAGGAGTGAGGACGAGAGGAGGAGTGAATAAGAGGATTAGAGGAAGAGGGAGTAATGTGAAGGAGGGTTGA
- the LOC120060153 gene encoding N-lysine methyltransferase SMYD2-A-like isoform X3 translates to MLNNGVNDCDGFRFYCGDKTLLPGCSTGQYRLTFTVGYSTINVAAFVCFVQKVTTERSQSERLLLLSEFEAHLDKLDSEKNEMNQTDIAALHHFYSKHIDFPDDQTLTVLFGQVNCNGFTIEDEELSHLGSAVFPDVALMNHSCSPNVIVTYKGTEAEVRAVQDIQPGDEVFNSYIDLLYPTDDRNERLRDSYFFTCVCDECATRSKDGAKMELRKLSSPPELEEVRKMVHYARNVIEEFRRAKHYKTPSDLLEICELSQEKMSSVFADTNVYMLHMMYQAMGVCLYMQDWDGAMRYGEKIIQPYSVHYPAYSLIGSSLLCVQCPLPSLFSERVLHIPETGPSLPGTGEEDPGSQGIKEGDRHYGSGSWEGSPLCNRDQTRGGGAEVRRRKSEEEEGGVRTRGGVNKRIRGRGSNVKEG, encoded by the exons ATGTTAAATAATGGTGTGAATGATTGTGACGGGTTCAGGTTTTACTGTGGTGATAAAACACTTTTACCAGGATGCAGTACCGGACAATACCGGCTTACTTTCACCGTTGGCTATTCCACCATAAATGTTGCTGcttttgtgtgttttgtccagAAAGTCACAACGGAACGTTCACAGTCAGAGAGACTGTTACTCCTCAGTGAGTTTGAAGCCC ACCTGGATAAGTTGGACAGTGAGAAGAATGAGATGAACCAGACAGATATAGCAGCACTGCATCATTTCTACTCTAAACACATAGACTTCCCTGATGACCAAACCCTGACTGTGCTCTTTGGACAG GTAAACTGTAATGGCTTCACCATAGAGGATGAGGAGCTGTCTCACCTGGGCTCTGCTGTGTTCCCTGA tgTAGCATTGATGAACCATAGTTGTAGTCCTAACGTCATCGTCACCTATAAGGGGACAGAGGCTGAGGTACGAGCCGTGCAGGACATCCAGCCTGGAGACGAG GTGTTCAACAGTTACATTGACCTGCTGTACCCGACGGACGACAGGAACGAGAGACTGAGAGATTCTTACTTCTTTACGTGCGTGTGTGATGAGTGTGCCACGCGGTCTAAG gaTGGAGCTAAGATGGAGCTTCGTAAATTGAGCTCTCCCCCGGAGCTGGAGGAGGTCAGAAAGATGGTTCACTACGCCAGGAATGTTATTGAAGAGTTCCGTAGAGCTAAGCACTACAAGA CCCCTAGTGACCTGCTGGAGATCTGTGAGTTGAGCCAGGAGAAGATGAGCTCTGTATTTGCAGACACTAACGTGTACATGCTTCACATGATGTACCAGGCCATGGGAGTCTGTCTGTACATGCAGGACTGGGACGGAGCCATGCGCTACGGAGAGAAGATCATACAACCGTACAG TGTCCACTACCCAGCCTATTCTCTGATTGGttcatctctcctgtgtgtccagtgtccacTACCCAGCCTATTCTCTGAACGTGTCCTCCATATACCTGAAACTGGGCCGTCTCTACCTGGGACTGGAGAGGAAGACCCAGGGAGTCAAGGCATTAAAGAAG GCGATCGCCATTATGGAAGTGGCTCATGGGAAGGATCACCACTATGTAACAGAGATCAAACGAGAGGTGGAGGAGCTGAAGTAAGGAGGAGGAAAAGTGAAGAAGAGGAAGGAGGAGTGAGGACGAGAGGAGGAGTGAATAAGAGGATTAGAGGAAGAGGGAGTAATGTGAAGGAGGGTTGA
- the LOC120060153 gene encoding N-lysine methyltransferase SMYD2-A-like isoform X2, which yields MNGICMKNEGIEGTERFASPGKGRGLRAVKHFAVGDLVFVCPAYSYVLTVNERGAHCEYCFTRREGLSKCGRCKQAYYCEMDCQKGDWPMHKLECTAMCSYGENWCPSETVRLVARIIMKQKVTTERSQSERLLLLSEFEAHLDKLDSEKNEMNQTDIAALHHFYSKHIDFPDDQTLTVLFGQVNCNGFTIEDEELSHLGSAVFPDVALMNHSCSPNVIVTYKGTEAEVRAVQDIQPGDEVFNSYIDLLYPTDDRNERLRDSYFFTCVCDECATRSKDGAKMELRKLSSPPELEEVRKMVHYARNVIEEFRRAKHYKTPSDLLEICELSQEKMSSVFADTNVYMLHMMYQAMGVCLYMQDWDGAMRYGEKIIQPYSVHYPAYSLNVSSIYLKLGRLYLGLERKTQGVKALKKAIAIMEVAHGKDHHYVTEIKREVEELK from the exons ATGAATGGCATATGTATGAAGAACGAGGGTATAGAGGGGACCGAGAGGTTCGCTAGCCCGGGGAAGGGCAGGGGACTGCGGGCTGTGAAGCACTTTGCTGTCGGAGACTTAGTATTTGTCTGTCCTGCCTATTCCTACGTGCTGACAGTAAACGAGAGAGGAGCCCACTGTGAATACTGCTTCACCAG gaGGGAAGGCCTCTCCAAATGTGGCCGATGTAAACAAGCGTACTACTGTGAGATGGACTGCCAG AAGGGCGACTGGCCCATGCACAAGTTAGAGTGTACAGCCATGTGTTCCTATGGGGAGAACTGGTGTCCATCAGAGACCGTCAGACTGGTGGCCAGGATCATCATGaaacag AAAGTCACAACGGAACGTTCACAGTCAGAGAGACTGTTACTCCTCAGTGAGTTTGAAGCCC ACCTGGATAAGTTGGACAGTGAGAAGAATGAGATGAACCAGACAGATATAGCAGCACTGCATCATTTCTACTCTAAACACATAGACTTCCCTGATGACCAAACCCTGACTGTGCTCTTTGGACAG GTAAACTGTAATGGCTTCACCATAGAGGATGAGGAGCTGTCTCACCTGGGCTCTGCTGTGTTCCCTGA tgTAGCATTGATGAACCATAGTTGTAGTCCTAACGTCATCGTCACCTATAAGGGGACAGAGGCTGAGGTACGAGCCGTGCAGGACATCCAGCCTGGAGACGAG GTGTTCAACAGTTACATTGACCTGCTGTACCCGACGGACGACAGGAACGAGAGACTGAGAGATTCTTACTTCTTTACGTGCGTGTGTGATGAGTGTGCCACGCGGTCTAAG gaTGGAGCTAAGATGGAGCTTCGTAAATTGAGCTCTCCCCCGGAGCTGGAGGAGGTCAGAAAGATGGTTCACTACGCCAGGAATGTTATTGAAGAGTTCCGTAGAGCTAAGCACTACAAGA CCCCTAGTGACCTGCTGGAGATCTGTGAGTTGAGCCAGGAGAAGATGAGCTCTGTATTTGCAGACACTAACGTGTACATGCTTCACATGATGTACCAGGCCATGGGAGTCTGTCTGTACATGCAGGACTGGGACGGAGCCATGCGCTACGGAGAGAAGATCATACAACCGTACAG tgtccacTACCCAGCCTATTCTCTGAACGTGTCCTCCATATACCTGAAACTGGGCCGTCTCTACCTGGGACTGGAGAGGAAGACCCAGGGAGTCAAGGCATTAAAGAAG GCGATCGCCATTATGGAAGTGGCTCATGGGAAGGATCACCACTATGTAACAGAGATCAAACGAGAGGTGGAGGAGCTGAAGTAA